Proteins encoded by one window of Panicum virgatum strain AP13 chromosome 7N, P.virgatum_v5, whole genome shotgun sequence:
- the LOC120681503 gene encoding protein NRT1/ PTR FAMILY 4.5-like isoform X1, whose product MAIGGFVDWRGNPIKREVHGGVRAAWYMYFLTVVTNMVNVPILLNLVTYLRGTMHMGVSSSATTITNFVGATSGFSLIGAFLSDSYISRSKTILLFGPLEFLGYGLLALQAHVPSLHPPPCNIEAELSNCKEVRGWDATLFYTALYVSAFGEGCMRACVPSLGADQFDHEDPSESRQQSSFFNWFTFGISFGGFLGLIFMVWLENYKGWDIGLGLSSILILLGLLVVAAGLPFYRNQVLEGSPLTRILQVLVVAFRNRRFELHEELEEAQESCDERGSTKVLPQTNSLKFLDKACINHGKEGAWSLCSMTKVEETKIVLRMLPLFVSSMIGYVPQFIIFTFTVQQGGMTNTRLGKIHVSPATLFIIPITFQMVMLAIYDRFIVSFLRRRTGYSNGITHLQRIGIGFASMILASIIAALVERKRKEAEVQMSLFWLAPQFFLLGVSDVTSFTGLLEFFNSEAPRGMKSIATALFWCEIGLASLLATFLVQAVNRATRHGHKGGWLEGTSLNNSHLDLFYWVVAVVGLLGFVNYMYWAKKYVYHQDPRIIVEPSVDQDSP is encoded by the exons ATGGCGATTGGAGGTTTTGTGGACTGGAGAGGAAACCCCATCAAGAGAGAGGTGCACGGAGGGGTCAGGGCAGCATGGTATATGTACT TCCTGACAGTTGTAACAAACATGGTGAATGTCCCAATTTTGCTGAATTTGGTCACCTATCTCCGAGGAACAATGCATATGGGAGTATCGAGCTCAGCGACCACAATCACTAATTTTGTTGGTGCCACATCTGGATTTTCTTTGATAGGAGCTTTCCTCTCAGACTCTTACATCTCTCGTTCTAAAACTATACTTCTATTTGGTCCATTGGAGTTTCTG GGCTATGGATTGCTTGCACTGCAAGCCCATGTTCCATCACTCCATCCACCACCTTGCAACATTGAAGCTGAACTCAGTAACTGCAAAGAGGTCCGTGGTTGGGATGCTACACTATTTTATACAGCCTTGTATGTCAGTGCATTTGGTGAAGGTTGCATGCGTGCTTGCGTGCCATCCCTCGGAGCAGATCAGTTTGATCATGAAGACCCCTCTGAGTCCCGGCAACAGTCCAGCTTCTTTAACTGGTTCACCTTTGGGATCTCCTTTGGAGGTTTTCTAGGGCTAATTTTCATGGTGTGGCTCGAGAACTACAAGGGGTGGGACATAGGACTTGGCTTGTCGTCCATCCTAATTCTGCTTGGGTTGCTTGTGGTCGCGGCTGGCCTCCCTTTCTACCGCAACCAAGTACTTGAAGGAAGCCCTCTAACTCGAATCCTGCAG GTTCTTGTGGTTGCATTCAGAAACAGGAGGTTTGAACTGCATGAGGAGCTGGAAGAAGCACAGGAAAGCTGTGATGAGCGAGGCTCTACCAAAGTACTCCCCCAAACAAATAGCCTCAA ATTCCTCGATAAAGCCTGCATTAACCATGGCAAAGAAGGAGCCTGGTCACTCTGCAGTATGACGAAGGTGGAAGAGACCAAGATTGTGCTCCGTATGCTTCCTCTGTTCGTCAGCTCCATGATTGGATATGTACCGCAATTTATCATCTTCACGTTCACCGTGCAGCAAGGTGGCATGACAAACACAAGGCTGGGCAAGATCCATGTTTCCCCCGCAACACTCTTCATCATTCCCATCACATTCCAAATGGTAATGCTCGCCATCTATGACCGGTTCATAGTGTCATTCTTGCGCAGGCGCACAGGCTATTCCAATGGCATCACTCATTTGCAGCGCATTGGGATAGGCTTTGCCTCCATGATACTTGCATCCATAATCGCAGCACTTGttgagagaaagagaaaggaaGCTGAAGTGCAGATGTCCCTGTTCTGGCTTGCGCCTCAGTTCTTCCTGCTGGGCGTGTCGGATGTCACGTCGTTTACTGGGCTCCTGGAGTTCTTCAACAGTGAGGCGCCTAGGGGCATGAAGTCCATCGCAACAGCATTATTCTGGTGTGAGATAGGTCTTGCATCGTTGCTGGCCACCTTCCTGGTGCAAGCGGTGAACAGAGCCACGAGGCATGGGCACAAGGGAGGGTGGCTCGAGGGAACGAGCTTGAACAACAGCCATCTTGACCTGTTCTACTGGGTTGTGGCTGTTGTTGGATTACTTGGATTCGTTAACTACATGTATTGGGCAAAGAAGTATGTCTACCATCAGGATCCACGCATCATCGTTGAGCCATCTGTTGATCAAGATTCACCTTAA
- the LOC120681503 gene encoding protein NRT1/ PTR FAMILY 4.5-like isoform X4 — MRACVPSLGADQFDHEDPSESRQQSSFFNWFTFGISFGGFLGLIFMVWLENYKGWDIGLGLSSILILLGLLVVAAGLPFYRNQVLEGSPLTRILQVLVVAFRNRRFELHEELEEAQESCDERGSTKVLPQTNSLKFLDKACINHGKEGAWSLCSMTKVEETKIVLRMLPLFVSSMIGYVPQFIIFTFTVQQGGMTNTRLGKIHVSPATLFIIPITFQMVMLAIYDRFIVSFLRRRTGYSNGITHLQRIGIGFASMILASIIAALVERKRKEAEVQMSLFWLAPQFFLLGVSDVTSFTGLLEFFNSEAPRGMKSIATALFWCEIGLASLLATFLVQAVNRATRHGHKGGWLEGTSLNNSHLDLFYWVVAVVGLLGFVNYMYWAKKYVYHQDPRIIVEPSVDQDSP, encoded by the exons ATGCGTGCTTGCGTGCCATCCCTCGGAGCAGATCAGTTTGATCATGAAGACCCCTCTGAGTCCCGGCAACAGTCCAGCTTCTTTAACTGGTTCACCTTTGGGATCTCCTTTGGAGGTTTTCTAGGGCTAATTTTCATGGTGTGGCTCGAGAACTACAAGGGGTGGGACATAGGACTTGGCTTGTCGTCCATCCTAATTCTGCTTGGGTTGCTTGTGGTCGCGGCTGGCCTCCCTTTCTACCGCAACCAAGTACTTGAAGGAAGCCCTCTAACTCGAATCCTGCAG GTTCTTGTGGTTGCATTCAGAAACAGGAGGTTTGAACTGCATGAGGAGCTGGAAGAAGCACAGGAAAGCTGTGATGAGCGAGGCTCTACCAAAGTACTCCCCCAAACAAATAGCCTCAA ATTCCTCGATAAAGCCTGCATTAACCATGGCAAAGAAGGAGCCTGGTCACTCTGCAGTATGACGAAGGTGGAAGAGACCAAGATTGTGCTCCGTATGCTTCCTCTGTTCGTCAGCTCCATGATTGGATATGTACCGCAATTTATCATCTTCACGTTCACCGTGCAGCAAGGTGGCATGACAAACACAAGGCTGGGCAAGATCCATGTTTCCCCCGCAACACTCTTCATCATTCCCATCACATTCCAAATGGTAATGCTCGCCATCTATGACCGGTTCATAGTGTCATTCTTGCGCAGGCGCACAGGCTATTCCAATGGCATCACTCATTTGCAGCGCATTGGGATAGGCTTTGCCTCCATGATACTTGCATCCATAATCGCAGCACTTGttgagagaaagagaaaggaaGCTGAAGTGCAGATGTCCCTGTTCTGGCTTGCGCCTCAGTTCTTCCTGCTGGGCGTGTCGGATGTCACGTCGTTTACTGGGCTCCTGGAGTTCTTCAACAGTGAGGCGCCTAGGGGCATGAAGTCCATCGCAACAGCATTATTCTGGTGTGAGATAGGTCTTGCATCGTTGCTGGCCACCTTCCTGGTGCAAGCGGTGAACAGAGCCACGAGGCATGGGCACAAGGGAGGGTGGCTCGAGGGAACGAGCTTGAACAACAGCCATCTTGACCTGTTCTACTGGGTTGTGGCTGTTGTTGGATTACTTGGATTCGTTAACTACATGTATTGGGCAAAGAAGTATGTCTACCATCAGGATCCACGCATCATCGTTGAGCCATCTGTTGATCAAGATTCACCTTAA
- the LOC120681503 gene encoding protein NRT1/ PTR FAMILY 4.4-like isoform X2, translated as MAIGGFVDWRGNPIKREVHGGVRAAWYMYFLTVVTNMVNVPILLNLVTYLRGTMHMGVSSSATTITNFVGATSGFSLIGAFLSDSYISRSKTILLFGPLEFLGYGLLALQAHVPSLHPPPCNIEAELSNCKEVRGWDATLFYTALYVSAFGEGCMRACVPSLGADQFDHEDPSESRQQSSFFNWFTFGISFGGFLGLIFMVWLENYKGWDIGLGLSSILILLGLLVVAAGLPFYRNQVLEGSPLTRILQVLVVAFRNRRFELHEELEEAQESCDERGSTKVLPQTNSLKFLDKACINHGKEGAWSLCSMTKVEETKIVLRMLPLFVSSMIGYVPQFIIFTFTVQQGGMTNTRLGKIHVSPATLFIIPITFQMRIGIGFASMILASIIAALVERKRKEAEVQMSLFWLAPQFFLLGVSDVTSFTGLLEFFNSEAPRGMKSIATALFWCEIGLASLLATFLVQAVNRATRHGHKGGWLEGTSLNNSHLDLFYWVVAVVGLLGFVNYMYWAKKYVYHQDPRIIVEPSVDQDSP; from the exons ATGGCGATTGGAGGTTTTGTGGACTGGAGAGGAAACCCCATCAAGAGAGAGGTGCACGGAGGGGTCAGGGCAGCATGGTATATGTACT TCCTGACAGTTGTAACAAACATGGTGAATGTCCCAATTTTGCTGAATTTGGTCACCTATCTCCGAGGAACAATGCATATGGGAGTATCGAGCTCAGCGACCACAATCACTAATTTTGTTGGTGCCACATCTGGATTTTCTTTGATAGGAGCTTTCCTCTCAGACTCTTACATCTCTCGTTCTAAAACTATACTTCTATTTGGTCCATTGGAGTTTCTG GGCTATGGATTGCTTGCACTGCAAGCCCATGTTCCATCACTCCATCCACCACCTTGCAACATTGAAGCTGAACTCAGTAACTGCAAAGAGGTCCGTGGTTGGGATGCTACACTATTTTATACAGCCTTGTATGTCAGTGCATTTGGTGAAGGTTGCATGCGTGCTTGCGTGCCATCCCTCGGAGCAGATCAGTTTGATCATGAAGACCCCTCTGAGTCCCGGCAACAGTCCAGCTTCTTTAACTGGTTCACCTTTGGGATCTCCTTTGGAGGTTTTCTAGGGCTAATTTTCATGGTGTGGCTCGAGAACTACAAGGGGTGGGACATAGGACTTGGCTTGTCGTCCATCCTAATTCTGCTTGGGTTGCTTGTGGTCGCGGCTGGCCTCCCTTTCTACCGCAACCAAGTACTTGAAGGAAGCCCTCTAACTCGAATCCTGCAG GTTCTTGTGGTTGCATTCAGAAACAGGAGGTTTGAACTGCATGAGGAGCTGGAAGAAGCACAGGAAAGCTGTGATGAGCGAGGCTCTACCAAAGTACTCCCCCAAACAAATAGCCTCAA ATTCCTCGATAAAGCCTGCATTAACCATGGCAAAGAAGGAGCCTGGTCACTCTGCAGTATGACGAAGGTGGAAGAGACCAAGATTGTGCTCCGTATGCTTCCTCTGTTCGTCAGCTCCATGATTGGATATGTACCGCAATTTATCATCTTCACGTTCACCGTGCAGCAAGGTGGCATGACAAACACAAGGCTGGGCAAGATCCATGTTTCCCCCGCAACACTCTTCATCATTCCCATCACATTCCAAATG CGCATTGGGATAGGCTTTGCCTCCATGATACTTGCATCCATAATCGCAGCACTTGttgagagaaagagaaaggaaGCTGAAGTGCAGATGTCCCTGTTCTGGCTTGCGCCTCAGTTCTTCCTGCTGGGCGTGTCGGATGTCACGTCGTTTACTGGGCTCCTGGAGTTCTTCAACAGTGAGGCGCCTAGGGGCATGAAGTCCATCGCAACAGCATTATTCTGGTGTGAGATAGGTCTTGCATCGTTGCTGGCCACCTTCCTGGTGCAAGCGGTGAACAGAGCCACGAGGCATGGGCACAAGGGAGGGTGGCTCGAGGGAACGAGCTTGAACAACAGCCATCTTGACCTGTTCTACTGGGTTGTGGCTGTTGTTGGATTACTTGGATTCGTTAACTACATGTATTGGGCAAAGAAGTATGTCTACCATCAGGATCCACGCATCATCGTTGAGCCATCTGTTGATCAAGATTCACCTTAA
- the LOC120681503 gene encoding protein NRT1/ PTR FAMILY 4.4-like isoform X3 produces MAIGGFVDWRGNPIKREVHGGVRAAWYMYFLTVVTNMVNVPILLNLVTYLRGTMHMGVSSSATTITNFVGATSGFSLIGAFLSDSYISRSKTILLFGPLEFLGYGLLALQAHVPSLHPPPCNIEAELSNCKEVRGWDATLFYTALYVSAFGEGCMRACVPSLGADQFDHEDPSESRQQSSFFNWFTFGISFGGFLGLIFMVWLENYKGWDIGLGLSSILILLGLLVVAAGLPFYRNQVLEGSPLTRILQVLVVAFRNRRFELHEELEEAQESCDERGSTKVLPQTNSLKFLDKACINHGKEGAWSLCSMTKVEETKIVLPRWHDKHKAGQDPCFPRNTLHHSHHIPNALVERKRKEAEVQMSLFWLAPQFFLLGVSDVTSFTGLLEFFNSEAPRGMKSIATALFWCEIGLASLLATFLVQAVNRATRHGHKGGWLEGTSLNNSHLDLFYWVVAVVGLLGFVNYMYWAKKYVYHQDPRIIVEPSVDQDSP; encoded by the exons ATGGCGATTGGAGGTTTTGTGGACTGGAGAGGAAACCCCATCAAGAGAGAGGTGCACGGAGGGGTCAGGGCAGCATGGTATATGTACT TCCTGACAGTTGTAACAAACATGGTGAATGTCCCAATTTTGCTGAATTTGGTCACCTATCTCCGAGGAACAATGCATATGGGAGTATCGAGCTCAGCGACCACAATCACTAATTTTGTTGGTGCCACATCTGGATTTTCTTTGATAGGAGCTTTCCTCTCAGACTCTTACATCTCTCGTTCTAAAACTATACTTCTATTTGGTCCATTGGAGTTTCTG GGCTATGGATTGCTTGCACTGCAAGCCCATGTTCCATCACTCCATCCACCACCTTGCAACATTGAAGCTGAACTCAGTAACTGCAAAGAGGTCCGTGGTTGGGATGCTACACTATTTTATACAGCCTTGTATGTCAGTGCATTTGGTGAAGGTTGCATGCGTGCTTGCGTGCCATCCCTCGGAGCAGATCAGTTTGATCATGAAGACCCCTCTGAGTCCCGGCAACAGTCCAGCTTCTTTAACTGGTTCACCTTTGGGATCTCCTTTGGAGGTTTTCTAGGGCTAATTTTCATGGTGTGGCTCGAGAACTACAAGGGGTGGGACATAGGACTTGGCTTGTCGTCCATCCTAATTCTGCTTGGGTTGCTTGTGGTCGCGGCTGGCCTCCCTTTCTACCGCAACCAAGTACTTGAAGGAAGCCCTCTAACTCGAATCCTGCAG GTTCTTGTGGTTGCATTCAGAAACAGGAGGTTTGAACTGCATGAGGAGCTGGAAGAAGCACAGGAAAGCTGTGATGAGCGAGGCTCTACCAAAGTACTCCCCCAAACAAATAGCCTCAA ATTCCTCGATAAAGCCTGCATTAACCATGGCAAAGAAGGAGCCTGGTCACTCTGCAGTATGACGAAGGTGGAAGAGACCAAGATTGTGCTCC CAAGGTGGCATGACAAACACAAGGCTGGGCAAGATCCATGTTTCCCCCGCAACACTCTTCATCATTCCCATCACATTCCAAATG CACTTGttgagagaaagagaaaggaaGCTGAAGTGCAGATGTCCCTGTTCTGGCTTGCGCCTCAGTTCTTCCTGCTGGGCGTGTCGGATGTCACGTCGTTTACTGGGCTCCTGGAGTTCTTCAACAGTGAGGCGCCTAGGGGCATGAAGTCCATCGCAACAGCATTATTCTGGTGTGAGATAGGTCTTGCATCGTTGCTGGCCACCTTCCTGGTGCAAGCGGTGAACAGAGCCACGAGGCATGGGCACAAGGGAGGGTGGCTCGAGGGAACGAGCTTGAACAACAGCCATCTTGACCTGTTCTACTGGGTTGTGGCTGTTGTTGGATTACTTGGATTCGTTAACTACATGTATTGGGCAAAGAAGTATGTCTACCATCAGGATCCACGCATCATCGTTGAGCCATCTGTTGATCAAGATTCACCTTAA